A window of Aquitalea denitrificans contains these coding sequences:
- a CDS encoding YcnI family protein, producing the protein MPKLALLALLLAASAQAHVTLETPTAASGSYYKAVLKVGHGCDGSPTTGISVELPEGAQLARPMPKAGWQVKLEKSAVKPFDYYGTLMKEDVSRISWSGGNLPADFYDEFTFQVRIAAQPGKLFFKVKQQCAQGSTNWVEIPAAGQDGHSLKSPAAVLQVTPPGEAHQH; encoded by the coding sequence ATGCCCAAGCTCGCCCTTCTCGCCCTGCTGCTGGCCGCCAGCGCACAGGCCCACGTCACGCTGGAAACCCCGACCGCCGCCAGCGGCAGCTATTACAAGGCCGTGCTCAAGGTAGGCCATGGCTGCGATGGCAGCCCCACCACCGGCATCAGCGTGGAACTGCCGGAAGGCGCACAGCTGGCCCGCCCCATGCCCAAGGCCGGCTGGCAAGTAAAGTTGGAAAAGAGCGCGGTAAAACCGTTCGACTACTACGGTACGCTGATGAAGGAAGACGTTAGCCGCATCAGCTGGAGTGGCGGTAATCTGCCGGCTGATTTTTACGACGAATTCACTTTCCAGGTGCGCATTGCCGCCCAGCCCGGCAAGCTGTTCTTCAAGGTAAAGCAGCAATGCGCCCAGGGCAGCACCAACTGGGTGGAGATTCCGGCCGCAGGCCAGGATGGCCACAGCCTGAAGTCACCCGCCGCCGTGTTGCAGGTTACCCCGCCGGGTGAAGCCCACCAGCATTGA
- a CDS encoding YiiD C-terminal domain-containing protein, translating into MKFSSPPCDILPQSLLLERAGCGMLEPDCSKGVVVQHYQDIEDYLYQAIPLAQAMGVKVRHAAEDAVTLWAPLEPNINHCATIFGGSAAAVATLAGWLLVYRKLQALGVRGQVMVRRSQMDYQKAMHAAFTASTLPVPEAAWQRMAAALAKGRMARLQLAVELECGGVAAGRLDGEFVVLPPN; encoded by the coding sequence GTGAAGTTTTCGTCACCACCCTGCGACATCTTGCCGCAGTCATTGCTGCTGGAGCGGGCCGGCTGTGGCATGCTGGAGCCTGATTGCAGCAAAGGAGTTGTCGTGCAGCATTACCAGGACATCGAGGATTATCTGTATCAGGCCATCCCGCTGGCACAGGCCATGGGGGTGAAAGTACGTCATGCGGCAGAAGATGCCGTCACGCTGTGGGCACCGCTGGAGCCCAATATCAACCATTGCGCCACCATCTTTGGTGGCAGTGCGGCCGCAGTGGCCACGCTGGCGGGCTGGTTGCTGGTGTATCGCAAGTTACAGGCCTTGGGGGTGCGTGGGCAGGTGATGGTGCGGCGCAGCCAGATGGATTACCAGAAAGCCATGCACGCTGCTTTTACGGCCAGTACTTTGCCGGTGCCTGAAGCTGCCTGGCAGCGCATGGCTGCCGCGCTGGCCAAGGGGCGCATGGCGCGGCTGCAACTGGCGGTGGAGCTGGAGTGCGGCGGGGTGGCCGCCGGTCGGCTGGATGGTGAGTTCGTGGTGCTGCCGCCTAATTGA
- the rlmH gene encoding 23S rRNA (pseudouridine(1915)-N(3))-methyltransferase RlmH: MKITILAVGTKMPRWVDDAYNDYAKRFGRDISLELKEIKPEKRGGGVTAEKGIAAEHDRLMAAIPARCKLVVMDERGKNWTSVRLAEELKSWMAGGDDVCFIIGGADGLSAELKQRADVLLQLSAMTLPHGMVRVMLGEQIYRAYSILNNHPYHRE, from the coding sequence ATGAAAATCACCATTCTCGCCGTCGGTACCAAAATGCCGCGCTGGGTTGACGACGCCTATAACGATTACGCCAAGCGTTTTGGCCGCGACATCAGCCTGGAGCTCAAAGAGATCAAGCCGGAAAAACGCGGCGGTGGTGTGACGGCAGAAAAAGGCATTGCCGCCGAGCACGACAGGCTGATGGCCGCCATTCCCGCCCGTTGCAAGCTGGTGGTGATGGATGAACGTGGCAAGAACTGGACTTCAGTGCGCCTGGCCGAGGAGCTGAAAAGCTGGATGGCCGGTGGCGATGACGTGTGCTTCATCATTGGCGGTGCCGATGGTCTGTCGGCCGAACTGAAACAGCGCGCCGACGTGCTGCTGCAATTATCGGCCATGACCCTGCCGCACGGCATGGTGCGGGTGATGCTGGGCGAGCAGATTTACCGCGCCTATTCCATCCTCAATAATCACCCCTACCACCGCGAATAA
- the rsfS gene encoding ribosome silencing factor codes for MEVQDIAKLAVTALEDIKGKDIIEMDTSTLTSLFQRMIVATGDSNRQVKALANNVAVTLKEAGVDLVGTEGQESGEWVLVDAGDVVIHVMLPAVRDYYDLEQLWGGQKPSFTPAGGRPWQANS; via the coding sequence ATGGAAGTTCAAGACATTGCCAAACTGGCCGTCACCGCCCTGGAAGACATCAAGGGCAAAGACATCATCGAAATGGATACCTCCACGCTGACTTCGCTGTTCCAGCGCATGATCGTGGCTACCGGCGACTCCAACCGTCAGGTAAAAGCTCTGGCCAACAATGTGGCCGTCACCCTGAAAGAAGCCGGTGTGGACCTGGTGGGTACCGAAGGCCAGGAAAGCGGCGAATGGGTGCTGGTGGATGCCGGTGACGTGGTGATTCACGTCATGCTGCCGGCCGTGCGCGACTACTACGACCTGGAACAGCTGTGGGGCGGCCAGAAGCCCAGCTTCACTCCGGCCGGTGGTCGTCCGTGGCAAGCCAATTCCTGA
- the nadD gene encoding nicotinate-nucleotide adenylyltransferase, which yields MSPLPALGLFGGTFDPIHTAHLRMAQAFRTELQLDEVRLIPAGQPYHREHGPHASPAQRLDMVRLAIAGLPGLAVDAREVQRNKPAYTIDTLEEIRAEVGPETPLWWLIGGDSLASLHTWQRWTELFALANIAVALRPGFDQSRLPAAVRTQWQTRQVTDFSNGSPSGTMRPLALPPLDVSATGIRQRLHSGADVGQLLSAPVLGYIRQHQLYL from the coding sequence ATGAGCCCCCTGCCAGCGCTGGGCCTGTTTGGCGGTACTTTCGACCCCATCCACACCGCCCACCTGCGCATGGCACAGGCCTTTCGTACCGAATTGCAGCTGGACGAGGTAAGACTGATTCCCGCCGGTCAACCTTATCACCGCGAGCACGGCCCACATGCCAGCCCGGCACAGCGGCTGGACATGGTGCGGCTGGCCATTGCCGGCCTGCCCGGCCTTGCCGTGGACGCGCGCGAAGTACAACGGAACAAACCGGCCTACACCATCGACACCCTGGAAGAAATCCGCGCTGAAGTCGGGCCTGAGACTCCCCTGTGGTGGCTGATCGGTGGCGACTCGCTGGCCAGCCTGCACACCTGGCAGCGCTGGACCGAGCTGTTCGCACTGGCCAATATCGCCGTTGCCCTGCGTCCGGGCTTTGACCAAAGCCGTCTCCCAGCAGCCGTTCGCACCCAGTGGCAGACGCGCCAAGTCACTGATTTTTCAAATGGCTCGCCTTCCGGTACAATGCGCCCCCTGGCCCTGCCTCCACTGGATGTCTCGGCCACCGGGATACGCCAGCGCCTGCACAGCGGCGCTGACGTCGGGCAACTGCTCAGCGCACCGGTACTGGGCTATATCCGCCAGCATCAGCTATATCTCTAA
- a CDS encoding beta-class carbonic anhydrase: MGVLNTILEHNRSFVENHEYEQFKTDKFPDKGLAVLACMDARLVELLPKAMGLKNGDAKLIKNAGALITHPWGSVMRSLIVAVYELRAEEICVVAHRDCGMRAIDPNKILAHATERGISEETIDTLRNAGIDLDNWLKGFDNVSDSVRHSVQTIRNHPLMPKDIPVHGMVIHPSTGRLELIIDGYTGKAPVHA, translated from the coding sequence ATGGGTGTGCTGAATACCATTCTCGAGCACAATCGGAGCTTCGTCGAAAATCACGAATACGAACAATTCAAGACCGACAAGTTTCCCGACAAGGGCCTGGCCGTGCTCGCCTGCATGGATGCCCGTCTGGTTGAGCTGCTGCCCAAGGCCATGGGCCTGAAAAACGGCGACGCCAAGCTGATCAAGAACGCCGGTGCCCTGATTACCCACCCCTGGGGTTCGGTAATGCGTTCCCTCATCGTGGCGGTGTATGAATTGCGTGCCGAGGAAATCTGCGTGGTGGCCCACCGCGACTGCGGCATGCGCGCCATCGATCCCAACAAGATCCTGGCGCATGCCACCGAACGCGGCATCAGCGAAGAAACCATCGATACCCTGCGCAATGCCGGCATTGACCTGGACAACTGGCTGAAGGGTTTTGACAACGTATCGGACAGCGTGCGCCACAGCGTGCAGACCATCCGCAACCATCCGCTGATGCCCAAGGACATTCCGGTGCACGGTATGGTGATTCACCCGTCTACCGGTCGCCTGGAACTGATCATCGACGGCTACACCGGCAAGGCCCCCGTACACGCATGA
- a CDS encoding GNAT family N-acetyltransferase, which yields MTIIIRPANYQDVPALTALTEEMGYPSDIQALGDRLTMLLGSPDLHQLWVAEIQGEVAGWLHAFWRPLLESPAAVEIGGLAVGLRWRRRGAGRALIHVAERWARTKGATTVTLRAAIHREEAPDFYQRQGYSLSQSQKTFRKQLGDTP from the coding sequence ATGACCATCATTATCCGCCCCGCCAATTATCAGGATGTGCCGGCCCTGACCGCACTGACCGAGGAAATGGGCTACCCATCGGATATCCAGGCACTGGGTGATCGGCTGACCATGCTACTGGGCAGCCCCGATCTGCATCAGCTATGGGTGGCCGAAATCCAGGGTGAGGTGGCAGGCTGGCTGCATGCCTTCTGGCGACCGCTGCTGGAATCACCGGCAGCGGTTGAAATAGGCGGTCTGGCCGTAGGCCTGCGCTGGCGACGGCGCGGTGCCGGCCGCGCGCTGATACACGTGGCCGAACGCTGGGCCCGTACCAAAGGAGCCACCACCGTTACCCTGCGCGCGGCCATTCACCGCGAGGAAGCACCGGACTTCTACCAGCGTCAGGGCTACAGCCTGAGTCAGAGCCAGAAAACCTTCCGCAAACAACTGGGTGATACGCCCTGA
- a CDS encoding DUF2804 domain-containing protein yields MPSSALPAAPDCLLDANGQPRFGRYQGRIAQLDWHELPLSRWQRLLRPLRHKRWQYLALTHPNYVIGLAVVDVGWTGAAFAYLFDRRAGRLLADVGTDSFPRHRAHVADQAFADADFASRALTISFSRRDAYLAVDVKSPTLQLAAHIAISAMPPVLAAIAPGDWLAHSTHKSGALEASGFADCQGQRFSLDGAIASLDYSNGLLARETGWRWASAHRAGLGFNLQQGYMGKAENAIWINDQLLPLEGVGFDYDPQHPLRPWQLRSDDGLLALQFTPEGLRSKNQNLLIASSRYIQVIGRFDGHINHPTSQAVHVVQNLAGVTEDHFARW; encoded by the coding sequence ATGCCATCATCCGCCCTCCCCGCCGCTCCTGACTGTCTGCTCGATGCCAACGGCCAGCCCAGGTTCGGGCGCTATCAGGGCCGGATTGCCCAGCTGGACTGGCATGAGCTGCCGCTTTCGCGCTGGCAGCGTTTGCTGCGCCCCCTGCGCCACAAACGCTGGCAATACCTGGCCCTGACCCACCCTAACTATGTCATCGGCCTGGCCGTGGTAGACGTAGGCTGGACCGGTGCCGCCTTTGCCTATCTGTTTGATCGCCGCGCCGGTCGCCTGCTGGCTGATGTCGGTACCGACAGCTTTCCGCGCCATCGCGCCCACGTGGCCGACCAGGCTTTTGCCGATGCCGACTTTGCCAGCCGCGCCCTGACCATCAGCTTCAGCCGCCGGGATGCTTATCTGGCTGTAGACGTAAAATCTCCCACGCTGCAACTGGCCGCACATATTGCCATCAGCGCCATGCCACCAGTACTGGCCGCCATCGCGCCCGGCGACTGGCTGGCTCATTCCACACACAAGTCCGGCGCGCTGGAGGCCAGCGGCTTTGCCGACTGCCAGGGCCAGCGTTTTTCGCTGGATGGTGCCATTGCCAGCCTGGACTACTCCAATGGACTGCTGGCCCGGGAAACCGGCTGGCGCTGGGCCAGCGCGCACCGTGCCGGGCTGGGCTTCAATCTGCAGCAGGGCTATATGGGCAAGGCCGAGAACGCCATCTGGATAAACGACCAACTACTCCCGCTGGAAGGAGTAGGATTTGACTACGACCCGCAACACCCCTTGCGGCCATGGCAGTTGCGCAGCGATGACGGTCTGCTCGCGTTGCAATTCACCCCGGAAGGCCTGCGGTCGAAAAATCAGAACCTTCTGATCGCCAGTAGCCGTTATATTCAAGTGATCGGCCGCTTCGATGGCCATATCAACCACCCGACCAGCCAGGCCGTACATGTAGTGCAAAACCTGGCAGGCGTAACCGAAGACCATTTCGCACGTTGGTAA
- a CDS encoding MBL fold metallo-hydrolase codes for MQQPKLATFFDPATATVTHVVYDQPGGHAAIIDPVLDYDAKSGRTSSRSARQLLDFLHGQQLTLQWILETHAHADHLSAAAWLQQQAGGQIGIGSGIAQVQKIFQSVFNLGDDFATDGSQFDHLFADNEVFYIGKLQAKALFVPGHTPADMAYQIGDAVFVGDTLFMPDVGSARCDFPGGDAAMLYHSVRKLLSLPDSTRLFMCHDYPAKERPIAWESSVAEQKQHNIHLHAGIREADFVALRQARDATLEMPLLILPAIQVNIRAGRFPEAESNGVRYLKIPLDML; via the coding sequence ATGCAACAGCCCAAGCTTGCCACTTTCTTCGATCCGGCCACCGCCACGGTCACACATGTGGTGTACGACCAGCCGGGCGGCCATGCCGCCATCATCGACCCGGTGCTGGATTACGATGCCAAATCAGGCCGCACATCCAGCCGCAGCGCCAGGCAATTGCTGGACTTTCTGCATGGGCAACAATTGACGCTGCAGTGGATTCTGGAAACCCATGCCCATGCCGACCATCTCTCTGCTGCCGCCTGGCTGCAACAGCAGGCCGGCGGACAGATCGGCATTGGCAGCGGCATTGCCCAGGTACAGAAAATTTTCCAGTCCGTCTTCAATCTGGGCGACGATTTTGCCACCGATGGCAGCCAGTTCGACCATCTGTTTGCCGATAACGAGGTTTTTTACATCGGTAAACTGCAGGCAAAAGCGCTGTTTGTGCCGGGCCATACCCCAGCTGACATGGCTTATCAGATCGGTGATGCTGTATTCGTAGGCGACACCCTGTTCATGCCAGATGTCGGCAGCGCCCGTTGCGACTTCCCCGGTGGAGATGCCGCCATGCTCTACCATTCCGTACGCAAGCTGCTGTCGCTGCCAGACAGCACACGCCTGTTCATGTGCCATGATTATCCCGCCAAGGAACGGCCAATTGCCTGGGAAAGCAGCGTGGCGGAACAAAAGCAGCACAATATCCATCTGCATGCGGGCATCCGGGAAGCCGATTTCGTCGCCCTGCGCCAGGCGCGGGATGCCACGCTGGAAATGCCCCTGCTGATTCTGCCGGCCATTCAGGTAAACATCCGCGCCGGTCGCTTCCCCGAGGCAGAAAGCAACGGAGTACGTTACCTGAAAATACCGCTGGATATGTTGTAG
- a CDS encoding ArsR/SmtB family transcription factor: MDLMLLRANASRAASLLKSLANEDRLLLLCQLVDGEKTVSELEGLTGIRQPTLSQQLGVLRNEGLVSTRREGKWIYYTIASAEAMTMLMALHGVFCADGAAPAQE, translated from the coding sequence ATGGATTTGATGTTACTGCGTGCCAATGCCAGCCGGGCGGCAAGTTTGTTGAAAAGCCTGGCCAATGAAGATCGCCTGCTGCTGCTTTGTCAGCTGGTCGATGGTGAGAAAACCGTGTCTGAGCTGGAAGGACTTACCGGTATCCGCCAGCCCACGCTGTCGCAACAGCTGGGTGTGTTACGTAATGAAGGGCTGGTCAGTACCCGGCGTGAAGGCAAGTGGATTTACTACACCATCGCCAGCGCCGAAGCCATGACCATGCTGATGGCCCTGCACGGCGTGTTTTGTGCCGATGGTGCAGCGCCGGCGCAAGAATAA
- a CDS encoding YeeE/YedE family protein, translated as MEMQIDWASFTPAASLAGGMLIGLAASWLVLMNGRIAGISGMLGGLLDRAGDWPLRLAFVLGLLLAPLVWLVFIGGLPALQLDASLPRLLLAGVLVGVGTRLASGCTSGHGVCGLSRLSPRSLLATLSFMLSAGVTVYIVRHCLGWA; from the coding sequence ATGGAAATGCAGATTGACTGGGCAAGCTTTACCCCGGCGGCTTCGCTGGCTGGTGGCATGCTGATTGGCCTGGCGGCAAGCTGGCTGGTGCTGATGAATGGCCGCATTGCCGGTATCAGCGGCATGCTGGGCGGTTTGCTGGACAGGGCGGGCGACTGGCCGCTGCGGCTGGCATTTGTTCTGGGGCTGCTGCTGGCACCTCTCGTTTGGCTGGTTTTCATCGGCGGCCTGCCTGCCTTGCAACTGGATGCCTCGCTGCCAAGACTGCTGCTGGCCGGCGTGCTGGTGGGGGTGGGAACACGACTGGCATCTGGCTGTACCAGCGGTCATGGGGTGTGCGGTTTGTCCCGGCTGTCGCCGCGTTCCTTGCTGGCCACCCTCAGCTTCATGCTGAGTGCTGGCGTTACGGTGTATATCGTGCGTCATTGCCTGGGATGGGCCTGA
- a CDS encoding DUF6691 family protein: MSKILSALIAGLLFGLGLLLSGMSNPAKVLGFLDVAGRWDPSLALVMAGAICIAFFAFRRAERQSHSLLGEPMQLPDKSRLTGRLVLGSVLFGIGWGLAGICPGPALVLTGMALPAGAWFVLAMLTGMWLARLLSRWLP; the protein is encoded by the coding sequence ATGAGCAAGATTCTATCCGCGCTGATTGCTGGTCTGTTGTTCGGACTGGGTCTGCTGCTGTCCGGCATGAGCAATCCGGCCAAGGTGCTGGGTTTTCTGGATGTTGCTGGCCGCTGGGATCCAAGCCTCGCACTGGTCATGGCTGGTGCCATCTGCATTGCCTTTTTTGCCTTCCGCCGTGCTGAGCGGCAAAGTCACAGCCTGCTGGGCGAGCCGATGCAGTTGCCGGACAAAAGCCGGCTGACCGGGCGGCTGGTGCTGGGAAGTGTGCTGTTTGGCATCGGCTGGGGGCTGGCCGGCATTTGTCCTGGTCCGGCCCTGGTGCTGACTGGCATGGCTCTGCCGGCGGGGGCATGGTTTGTCCTCGCCATGCTGACCGGCATGTGGTTGGCGCGTCTGCTGTCGCGATGGCTGCCCTGA
- a CDS encoding SulP family inorganic anion transporter — protein sequence MAALISLFPGWVGAYRRHWLAGDLTAGVVVTLLLIPQSLAYALLAGLPVQAGLYASVAPLLVYAFSGRGYAQSVGPMALTSLLTAATLSRFAESGSSDYLALALWLAILSGLMLLAMGMARLGFIADLLSEPVLAAFTTASALLIVLSQLGPLAGLHLPGNSLPQWLLAAWQQAAAWQASSLWVGASALALLLGLRRWGPAVLQSLGMSTAVASVLLRIAPVLAMLAGMLLPPGWQVPVVGPVPAGLPVAALPLIPLSRLADLAMPAFFIALINYVQSLSVAQLLAARRQESVDPDRELVALGLCNIAAGLAGGFPVTGGLSRSVVNADAGANSQLASLVTAAGMLLLMFLATGALARLPLPVLAATIIASLLSMLKVASLRRAWLAERADAVAWLLTFGLVLLLGVDSGIMAGVLVSLATLLWRSSRPHIAVLGRVPGTHHFRNCLRHTVECLPGVLLLRVDESLYFGNARQVRQALLSRVGQQGGVRQVVLVMSAVNRVDTTALTMLEGLDLALQQAGVELHLAEIKGPVTDILQRAGLAARFAGRVHLSTQAAWQSLAGPADYQI from the coding sequence ATGGCTGCCCTGATCAGCCTGTTTCCCGGCTGGGTTGGCGCATATCGCCGCCACTGGCTGGCCGGCGACCTGACCGCTGGTGTTGTGGTCACTCTGCTGCTGATACCACAAAGCCTGGCGTACGCCCTGTTGGCCGGCCTCCCGGTACAGGCGGGCTTGTATGCCAGCGTTGCACCCTTGCTGGTGTATGCCTTCAGTGGGCGCGGCTATGCCCAGTCTGTGGGGCCGATGGCGCTGACTTCCTTATTGACGGCAGCCACCCTGTCGCGTTTTGCCGAGTCCGGTAGTAGTGATTATCTGGCGCTGGCTTTGTGGCTGGCCATTTTATCAGGCCTGATGCTGCTGGCCATGGGCATGGCCAGGCTGGGCTTTATTGCCGATCTGCTGTCCGAGCCGGTTCTGGCAGCTTTTACCACCGCCAGTGCGCTGCTGATCGTATTGTCCCAACTGGGGCCGTTGGCGGGTCTGCATTTGCCGGGCAACTCCTTGCCACAGTGGCTGCTGGCCGCGTGGCAACAGGCTGCGGCATGGCAGGCATCTTCTTTATGGGTAGGGGCTAGCGCACTGGCTTTGCTGTTGGGGCTGCGGCGCTGGGGGCCGGCTGTATTGCAATCACTTGGCATGTCCACAGCCGTGGCCAGTGTGTTGCTGCGTATCGCACCGGTATTGGCCATGCTCGCTGGCATGCTGCTGCCACCAGGTTGGCAGGTACCGGTGGTCGGGCCGGTTCCGGCAGGGCTTCCCGTGGCGGCATTGCCGCTCATTCCGCTGTCCCGGCTGGCAGATCTGGCCATGCCTGCCTTCTTCATTGCCCTCATCAACTATGTGCAGAGCCTCTCCGTGGCGCAGCTGCTGGCGGCGAGGCGGCAGGAGAGCGTTGATCCGGACCGGGAGCTGGTGGCACTCGGTCTGTGCAATATTGCCGCCGGCCTGGCCGGTGGCTTTCCGGTGACCGGGGGCTTGAGCCGCTCGGTGGTGAATGCCGATGCCGGTGCCAACTCCCAGCTGGCATCACTGGTGACAGCCGCAGGCATGCTGCTGTTGATGTTTCTGGCGACTGGCGCATTGGCACGGCTGCCGCTGCCTGTGTTGGCGGCTACCATCATTGCCTCTCTCTTGTCCATGTTGAAGGTGGCCAGTCTGCGTCGGGCCTGGCTGGCTGAACGTGCCGATGCAGTGGCCTGGCTGCTGACCTTTGGCCTGGTACTGCTGCTGGGGGTGGACAGTGGCATCATGGCCGGTGTGCTGGTTTCGCTGGCCACCTTGCTGTGGCGCAGCAGTCGGCCGCACATCGCAGTGCTGGGACGAGTACCGGGCACCCACCATTTCCGCAACTGTCTGCGCCACACGGTGGAGTGCCTGCCTGGCGTGCTGTTGCTGCGTGTGGATGAAAGCCTGTACTTCGGCAATGCCCGGCAGGTGCGTCAGGCTTTGTTATCCAGGGTGGGGCAGCAGGGCGGGGTGCGACAGGTGGTGCTGGTGATGAGTGCGGTCAACCGGGTGGATACCACGGCATTGACCATGCTGGAAGGGCTGGATCTGGCCTTGCAGCAAGCGGGGGTTGAGTTGCATCTGGCTGAAATCAAAGGACCCGTGACGGATATCCTGCAGCGGGCCGGCTTGGCGGCGCGCTTTGCTGGCAGAGTACATCTGTCCACCCAGGCGGCATGGCAAAGCTTGGCCGGGCCGGCTGATTATCAAATCTGA
- a CDS encoding M48 family metalloprotease yields the protein MKKTLLASLLAMALAQPLLAYADLPALPDLGDVSDTSLSMADEARLGRDFMRAMRDAGDVLDDAEVNDYINTLGHRLSASVRIPGLQLTYFVVNDKQINAFAMPGGYVGVNSGLVVATQSEGELASVVGHETAHVTQRHIARMQAASSATSPLLLLGTVLAAVLASRAGGSQASIGTLSAGLGLQISNQLSFSRDFEREADRVGMQYLAQAGFDVRTMPAFFQRLESANRYSDNNAYAFLRTHPVTSQRISEAQNRALEYPVKMKADSTAYLLVREKLRVMTLAPDDAVRYYQTMLDKGQYLNEGAMWYGMSRAQLANHQLVAARAALGKAEARLPADPMLFGQQAAIAREAGDWNAALASLRRGQQTFKDSQPLQMAELNVLIDSGNRTAALALLRQLQGRYPRDATLYRSEARLYADKDPQHYHAALGNAFYFERRYEAALEQYQFASQAKGDDFYLRSSIEARMREVEKLLKEEKKDSGK from the coding sequence ATGAAAAAAACCTTGCTTGCCAGCCTGCTGGCCATGGCGCTGGCCCAGCCATTGCTGGCCTATGCCGACCTGCCTGCACTGCCCGATCTGGGCGATGTTTCCGACACTTCGCTTTCCATGGCTGACGAGGCCAGGTTGGGCCGGGATTTCATGCGCGCCATGCGCGATGCCGGAGATGTGCTGGATGATGCCGAAGTCAATGACTACATCAATACGCTGGGTCACCGCTTGTCGGCCAGTGTGCGCATTCCCGGCCTGCAGCTCACCTATTTTGTGGTCAACGACAAGCAAATCAATGCATTTGCCATGCCGGGTGGCTATGTGGGGGTAAATAGTGGCCTGGTGGTGGCCACGCAGAGCGAAGGCGAACTGGCCTCGGTAGTAGGGCATGAAACCGCCCATGTCACCCAGCGCCATATTGCGCGCATGCAGGCAGCAAGCTCGGCCACCAGCCCGCTATTGCTGTTGGGTACCGTTCTGGCCGCTGTTCTGGCATCGCGTGCCGGGGGCAGTCAAGCGTCGATTGGCACGCTATCGGCCGGGCTGGGCTTGCAAATCTCCAATCAGTTGTCGTTCTCGCGTGATTTCGAACGCGAAGCCGACCGTGTCGGCATGCAATATCTGGCGCAGGCCGGTTTCGATGTGCGCACCATGCCGGCATTCTTCCAGCGTCTGGAGTCGGCCAACCGCTATAGCGACAACAATGCCTATGCCTTCTTGCGAACGCATCCGGTCACCTCGCAACGCATCAGCGAAGCGCAGAATCGCGCGCTGGAATATCCGGTCAAGATGAAGGCAGACAGCACCGCCTATCTGTTAGTGCGGGAAAAATTGCGTGTCATGACACTGGCCCCGGACGACGCGGTGCGCTATTACCAGACCATGCTGGACAAAGGCCAGTATCTGAATGAAGGGGCAATGTGGTACGGCATGTCGCGCGCGCAGCTGGCCAACCATCAACTGGTAGCTGCGCGGGCCGCACTTGGCAAGGCGGAAGCCCGTTTGCCTGCTGATCCCATGCTGTTCGGCCAGCAGGCAGCCATTGCCCGCGAGGCTGGTGACTGGAACGCGGCATTGGCTAGCCTGCGTCGTGGCCAGCAAACCTTCAAGGACAGCCAGCCCTTGCAAATGGCCGAGCTGAATGTCCTTATAGACAGCGGAAACCGAACGGCGGCACTCGCGTTGCTACGGCAGCTACAAGGCCGCTATCCGCGCGATGCGACCCTGTACCGCAGCGAAGCCCGGCTGTATGCGGACAAAGACCCGCAGCACTACCACGCGGCACTGGGGAATGCCTTTTACTTCGAGCGGCGTTATGAGGCGGCGCTGGAGCAGTATCAGTTTGCCTCCCAGGCCAAGGGAGACGACTTCTACCTGCGTTCTTCGATAGAGGCGCGCATGCGCGAAGTTGAAAAATTACTGAAAGAGGAAAAGAAGGATTCGGGGAAATAA